In Eubalaena glacialis isolate mEubGla1 chromosome 4, mEubGla1.1.hap2.+ XY, whole genome shotgun sequence, one DNA window encodes the following:
- the ATP5F1D gene encoding ATP synthase subunit delta, mitochondrial, with translation MLPAALLRRLGLGRLVRQARAYAEAAAAPAPAAGPGQMSFTFASPTQVFFNGANVRQVDVPTQTGAFGILAAHVPTLQVLRPGLVVVHAEDGTISKYFVSSGSVTVNADSSVQLLAEEAVTLDMLDLGVAKANLEKAQSELLGATDEAMRAEIQIRIEANEALVKALE, from the exons ATGCTGCCCGCCGCGCTCCTCCGCCGCCTGGGCCTGGGCCGCCTTGTGCGCCAGGCCCGCGCCTACGCCGaggccgccgccgccccggcccccgccgcgGGCCCGGGACAGATGTCTTTCACCTTCGCCTCACCCACGCAG GTGTTTTTCAACGGCGCCAACGTTCGACAGGTGGACGTGCCCACGCAGACTGGAGCGTTTGGCATCTTGGCAGCCCACGTACCCACACTGCAGGTTCTGCGACCGGGGCTGGTTGTGGTCCACGCTGAGGACGGCACCATCTCCAAATACTTTG TGAGCAGTGGCTCGGTCACAGTGAACGCTGACTCTTCGGTGCAGTTACTGGCTGAGGAAGCCGTCACGCTGGACATGCTGGATCTGGGG GTGGCCAAGGCGAACCTGGAGAAGGCACAGTCGGAGCTGTTGGGGGCCACGGACGAGGCTATGAGGGCCGAGATCCAAATCCGCATCGAGGCCAACGAGGCCTTGGTGAAGGCCCTGGAGTAG